From Apium graveolens cultivar Ventura chromosome 9, ASM990537v1, whole genome shotgun sequence, the proteins below share one genomic window:
- the LOC141685092 gene encoding uncharacterized protein LOC141685092, with protein sequence MANLAILEFVAFDISGNNYLSWVLDAELLLSANGLRDTIHPEKIPTVEQNAKANIFLRHHIHEDLKSEYLTIKNPLTFWNKLKDRFDHQKLVHLPSAQYDWINLRLQDFKSVAEYNCAIFKISSKLILCGENITDAEMIKKILSTFHPNTMILAQQYRVRNFQKYGELISLLLVAEKNNELLLKNHQIRPTGFAQLPEVHNTSFLKNERGKGHRG encoded by the coding sequence atGGCGAATCTTGCAATATTAGAGTTTGTTGCCTTCGATATTTCAGggaataattatttatcatgggtCCTTGATGCGGAATTACTCCTTAGTGCTAATGGCTTAAGAGATACTATTCACCCAGAAAAAATCCCAACTGTTGAACAGAATGCAAAAGCAAATATCTTTCTTAGGCATCACATCCACGAAGATCTAAAATCTGAATACCTCACTATCAAAAATCCACTCACCTTTTGGAATAAACTCAAGGATAGATTTGATCACCAGAAACTTGTTCACTTGCCATCTGCCCAATATGACTGGATTAATTTGAGGTTACAGGATTTCAAATCTGTAGCTGAATATAATTGTGCTATTTTCAAGATAagctcaaaattaattttatgtggTGAAAATATTACTGATGCTGAAATGATTAAAAAGATCCTCTCAACCTTTCACCCCAACACTATGATCCTAGCTCAACAATATAGGGTGCGGAATTTCCAGAAATATGGCGAGCTGATATCTCTCCTTCTTGTGGCTGAAAAGAATAATGAGTTGCTACTGAAAAATCATCAAATACGTCCCACAGGTTTTGCCCAGTTACCTGAAGTACATAACACGTCATTCCTGAAGAATGAACGTGGGAAAGGGCATAGAGGATAA
- the LOC141682637 gene encoding ribosomal RNA-processing protein 8 isoform X3, whose amino-acid sequence MRSFILAPEKRRLVTLKKTPLCLTCCVNLLGQYHVGYQEQMAQWPEQPVSIIIQWLKDHSPSLVVADFGCGDARLSRSVKNKVFSFDLVAHNSSVVACDMANTPLENSSIDVAVFCLSLMGTNFPSYLREAERVLKQSGWLLIAEVKSRFDPTNGGADPNRFSKAICELGFYSVSKDFSNKMFILFYFKKKEKLKSKNDIDWPSLKPCLYKRR is encoded by the exons ATGAGAAGCTTTATACTTGCTC CGGAGAAGAGGCGCTTAGTTACTTTAAAGAAGACCCCTCTTTGTTTAACATG TTGTGTTAATCTCCTTGGGCAGTATCATGTAGGATATCAAGAACAAATGGCCCAATGGCCGGAACAACCTGTCAGTATCATTATTCAATGGCTAAAAGATCATAGCCCCTCTTTGGTTGTTGCCGATTTTGGCTGTG GGGATGCTCGCCTTTCTAGGAGTGTGAAGAATAAAGTTTTCTCTTTTGATCTTGTTGCCCACAATTCTTCGGTGGTGGCCTGTGATATGGCAAAT ACTCCTCTGGAGAATTCATCAATTGATGTTGCTGTTTTCTGCCTCTCACTGATGGGGACAAACTTCCCCAGTTATCTTCGTGAAGCAGAAAGAGTTCTTAAACAAAG TGGCTGGCTTTTGATAGCAGAAGTAAAGAGCAGATTTGATCCTACCAATGGGGGAGCAGATCCAAATAGGTTTTCGAAAGCAATATGTGAACTAGGATTCTACTCTGTATCTAAG GACTTTTCAAATAAAATGTTTATACTTTtctatttcaagaaaaag GAGAAGTTAAAATCAAAGAACGATATTGACTGGCCTTCGCTGAAACCTTGTTTGTACAAGCGCCGATGA
- the LOC141682637 gene encoding ribosomal RNA-processing protein 8 isoform X1, with protein MKGGKEEADSSNKDSKKRKRGNKSHKEETKKKKKPSSTSVSRTQKKISNVGNSTKSLSFLDKMKARLSGGHFRMINEKLYTCSGEEALSYFKEDPSLFNMYHVGYQEQMAQWPEQPVSIIIQWLKDHSPSLVVADFGCGDARLSRSVKNKVFSFDLVAHNSSVVACDMANTPLENSSIDVAVFCLSLMGTNFPSYLREAERVLKQSGWLLIAEVKSRFDPTNGGADPNRFSKAICELGFYSVSKVNVKSSFSILNLFTSFFFIRLISFMYYVQDFSNKMFILFYFKKKEKLKSKNDIDWPSLKPCLYKRR; from the exons ATGAAAGGAGGAAAAGAAGAAGCGGATAGTAGTAATAAGGATAGCAAAAAACGAAAAAGAGGAAACAAGAGCCACAAGGAGGAGaccaagaagaagaagaagccttCTTCCACTAGTGTTTCTCGAACTCAGAAGAAGATTTCTAATGTTGGAAACTCCACCAAGTCTCTCTCTTTTCTTGACAAG ATGAAAGCAAGGCTATCAGGAGGACATTTTAGGATGATTAATGAGAAGCTTTATACTTGCTC CGGAGAAGAGGCGCTTAGTTACTTTAAAGAAGACCCCTCTTTGTTTAACATG TATCATGTAGGATATCAAGAACAAATGGCCCAATGGCCGGAACAACCTGTCAGTATCATTATTCAATGGCTAAAAGATCATAGCCCCTCTTTGGTTGTTGCCGATTTTGGCTGTG GGGATGCTCGCCTTTCTAGGAGTGTGAAGAATAAAGTTTTCTCTTTTGATCTTGTTGCCCACAATTCTTCGGTGGTGGCCTGTGATATGGCAAAT ACTCCTCTGGAGAATTCATCAATTGATGTTGCTGTTTTCTGCCTCTCACTGATGGGGACAAACTTCCCCAGTTATCTTCGTGAAGCAGAAAGAGTTCTTAAACAAAG TGGCTGGCTTTTGATAGCAGAAGTAAAGAGCAGATTTGATCCTACCAATGGGGGAGCAGATCCAAATAGGTTTTCGAAAGCAATATGTGAACTAGGATTCTACTCTGTATCTAAGGTGAACGTGAAATCATCTTTTTCGATCCTAAATTTGTTTACATCTTTTTTCTTCATTCGTCTAATTAGTTTTATGTATTATGTGCAGGACTTTTCAAATAAAATGTTTATACTTTtctatttcaagaaaaag GAGAAGTTAAAATCAAAGAACGATATTGACTGGCCTTCGCTGAAACCTTGTTTGTACAAGCGCCGATGA
- the LOC141682637 gene encoding ribosomal RNA-processing protein 8 isoform X2 gives MKGGKEEADSSNKDSKKRKRGNKSHKEETKKKKKPSSTSVSRTQKKISNVGNSTKSLSFLDKMKARLSGGHFRMINEKLYTCSGEEALSYFKEDPSLFNMYHVGYQEQMAQWPEQPVSIIIQWLKDHSPSLVVADFGCGDARLSRSVKNKVFSFDLVAHNSSVVACDMANTPLENSSIDVAVFCLSLMGTNFPSYLREAERVLKQSGWLLIAEVKSRFDPTNGGADPNRFSKAICELGFYSVSKDFSNKMFILFYFKKKEKLKSKNDIDWPSLKPCLYKRR, from the exons ATGAAAGGAGGAAAAGAAGAAGCGGATAGTAGTAATAAGGATAGCAAAAAACGAAAAAGAGGAAACAAGAGCCACAAGGAGGAGaccaagaagaagaagaagccttCTTCCACTAGTGTTTCTCGAACTCAGAAGAAGATTTCTAATGTTGGAAACTCCACCAAGTCTCTCTCTTTTCTTGACAAG ATGAAAGCAAGGCTATCAGGAGGACATTTTAGGATGATTAATGAGAAGCTTTATACTTGCTC CGGAGAAGAGGCGCTTAGTTACTTTAAAGAAGACCCCTCTTTGTTTAACATG TATCATGTAGGATATCAAGAACAAATGGCCCAATGGCCGGAACAACCTGTCAGTATCATTATTCAATGGCTAAAAGATCATAGCCCCTCTTTGGTTGTTGCCGATTTTGGCTGTG GGGATGCTCGCCTTTCTAGGAGTGTGAAGAATAAAGTTTTCTCTTTTGATCTTGTTGCCCACAATTCTTCGGTGGTGGCCTGTGATATGGCAAAT ACTCCTCTGGAGAATTCATCAATTGATGTTGCTGTTTTCTGCCTCTCACTGATGGGGACAAACTTCCCCAGTTATCTTCGTGAAGCAGAAAGAGTTCTTAAACAAAG TGGCTGGCTTTTGATAGCAGAAGTAAAGAGCAGATTTGATCCTACCAATGGGGGAGCAGATCCAAATAGGTTTTCGAAAGCAATATGTGAACTAGGATTCTACTCTGTATCTAAG GACTTTTCAAATAAAATGTTTATACTTTtctatttcaagaaaaag GAGAAGTTAAAATCAAAGAACGATATTGACTGGCCTTCGCTGAAACCTTGTTTGTACAAGCGCCGATGA
- the LOC141685094 gene encoding uncharacterized protein LOC141685094: MAEYWYNTSFQSSIDITPHEVLYGVKLVPLNLGNLQDMIIPGAQDLLVQRERVLFQLKESLLKAQHRMKFYADQKRSERVFTKGDWVFLKLQPYRQKSLDTRISLKLFAKFFGPFQVEEKVGAVAYKLRLPAHSKLHPVFHVSLLKKFVGNNPISAEELPDYDQDDIVKLIPDKVLQRRYNKRGDQDIIQWLIKWQDMDSSEASWEDCSFIVNQFPQFKA, from the coding sequence ATGGCCGAATACTGGTACAATACTTCATTTCAATCTAGCATTGACATTACTCCACATGAGGTTTTATATGGTGTTAAACTTGTTCCATTAAATTTGGGCAATCTACAGGACATGATCATACCAGGGGCTCAAGATTTGTTGGTACAAAGGGAGCGAGTGTTGTTTCAGTTGAAAGAGAGTTTATTGAAGGCTCAACATAGAATGAAATTTTATGCTGATCAAAAGAGGAGCGAGAGGGTGTTTACTAAGGGAGATTGGGTGTTTCTTAAGTTGCAGCCTTATAGACAAAAATCTTTAGATACCAGGATATCCTTGAAATTATTCGCCAAGTTTTTTGGTCCATTTCAAGTAGAAGAGAAGGTAGGGGCAGTTGCGTATAAACTCAGGTTGCCGGCTCATTCAAAATTACATCCAGTTTTTCATGTGTCTTTGCTCAAGAAATTTGTGGGAAATAACCCGATTTCTGCTGAAGAGTTACCAGATTATGACCAAGATGATATTGTTAAACTCATTCCAGATAAAGTTTTGCAGAGGAGATACAACAAACGAGGTGATCAAGACATAATTCAGTGGCTTATCAAATGGCAGGATATGGACAGTTCTGAAGCTTCATGGGAGGATTGCAGTTTCATCGTAAATCAATTTCCTCAATTTAAAGCTTGA
- the LOC141686270 gene encoding chalcone isomerase-like protein 1 → MSTAVEDVVAKTQDVEIDPKSAVASNNNITNGSAKGAGEEAKQEKAQEQMVKKEVPLQLEPKSGVSFPVELDDGKQLFAAGLRKKSMFGVGIKVYGFGMYTDNEKMKEVMKSKIGKCPTKPTKEMYQAVIDSDFGMTVKMVIVYTSLTMSMVKKSFDEGLGAAIKKLTGGKNDELIKKLLGEASDDMKLPKDSVIEITRLPGYTLQTTVMGKGVSKVESELLCKAYCYLYLGEDPLDKEAKEKFGMSLLSLF, encoded by the exons ATGTCGACCGCAGTAGAAGATGTTGTTGCAAAGACACAGGATGTCGAGATTGATCCGAAGAGCGCTGTTGCCTCAAATAACAACATTACGAATGGAAGTGCAAAAGGAGCAGGAGAAGAAGCTAAGCAGGAGAAAGCTCAAGAACAGATGGTTAAGAAAGAGGTGCCTCTTCAGCTTGAGCCAAAAAGCGGTGTTTCATTCCCAGTTGAGTTGGATGATGGAAAGCAGTTATTTGCTGCTGGTTTGAGGAAGAAAAGCATGTTTGGAGTTGGCATCAAAGTCTATGGTTTTG GGATGTATACTGACAATGAGAAAATGAAAGAAGTTATGAAGTCAAAGATTGGGAAGTGCCCAACAAAACCAACAAAGGAAATGTACCAAGCggtaattgacagtgattttggCATGACAGTGAAGATGGTGATAGTGTACACTTCACTCACCATGAGCATGGTTAAGAAGAGTTTCGATGAAGGCCTTGGAGCAGCTATAAAGAAACTCACTGGTGGGAAGAACGACGAACTCATTAAGAA GTTGTTGGGCGAAGCTTCAGATGACATGAAGCTGCCAAAAGATTCTGTCATTGAGATTACTCGCCTTCCAGGATACACACTCCAGACAACAG TGATGGGGAAGGGGGTGAGCAAGGTGGAAAGCGAGCTTCTGTGCAAGGCCTATTGCTACCTCTATTTGGGCGAAGATCCACTGGACAAGGAAGCCAAGgagaaatttgggatgtccctTCTTTCTCTGTTCTAG
- the LOC141683392 gene encoding uncharacterized protein LOC141683392, translating to MYLSPLLSFPNKKHAFLKAKQITTTLLFYSSSHLIYPNTPHLSTRQRSLSRSLSMADITAETFSSVAVLDGEDSVNFGFERPEMNSAKLSGTVQPPYDRHVFLGYKTYDAWPARIEASEADPLPKLLADTFKARKNDIKVKTRITVCEGRDGTELVDGDVLIFPDMIKYRGLTETGVESFVEDVLVNGEPWTSGVQEVLTVSHVFICAHNSRDRRCGVCGPALIEKFIEEIKLKELKNQVMVSACSHIGGHKYAGNLIIFSADSNGKVSGHWYGYVSPDDVSELLDRHIGKGEIIERIWRGQMGGIIEEAEKVDEQNLPNGNDLKYDIEKEAEKVDEQKLPNGIDLKNDTEKEAEKVDEQKLPNGNDLKNDIEKEAEKVDEQKLPNGNDIKNDIEKKAEEVVEQKLPNGIAAEKEPQPQESSKEVKYSAESCCQGDNRVSCCREQTDDDVLPLKETKSSCCQSINGTSSGSNEILEKEVKKPVGGLRSWARKWEQHEVFAAAGVIGAVATVGVIYSLYRRSR from the exons ATGTATCTCTCACCTCTACTATCTTTCCCCAATAAGAAACACGCATTTTTAAAAGCAAAACAAATCACCACTACACTATTATTCTACTCTTCATCTCATCTTATCTATCCAAACACTCCTCATCTCTCAACTCGTCAACGATCTCTTTCTCGATCTCTCTCTATGGCCGATATTACCGCCGAGACGTTCTCCTCCGTCGCCGTTCTCGACGGCGAAGACTCCGTTAACTTTGGATTTGAACGACCTGAGATGAACTCCGCCAAACTCTCCGGTACCGTTCAGCCGCCGTACGATCGCCACGTGTTTCTCGGTTACAAGACTTATGATGCTTGGCCTGCTCGTATTGAAGCTTCTGAAGCCGATCCGCTCCCTAAGCTGCTCGCCGATACGTTTAAAGCGAGAAAAAACGATATCAAAGTCAAG ACTCGAATAACTGTATGTGAAGGACGTGATGGAACTGAGTTGGTGGATGGTGATGTTTTGATTTTTCCAGATATGATCAAATACAG GGGCTTGACAGAGACAGGAGTAGAGTCTTTTGTTGAGGACGTGCTTGTAAATGGTGAACCATGGACTTCTGGAGTACAGGAGGTGTTGACAGTTTCCCATGTATTTATTTGTGCTCACAACAGCAGAGACAGAAGGTGTGGTGTGTGTGGGCCGGCTTTGATTGAAAAGTTTATAGAGGAGATTAAACtgaaagagttgaagaatcaggtTATGGTGAGTGCTTGCTCACATATTGGGGGACATAAATATGCTGGAAACTTGATAATCTTTAGTGCAGATTCAAATGGAAAAGTCTCCGGTCATTG GTATGGTTATGTTTCCCCAGATGATGTGTCTGAACTGCTAGATCGACATATAGGAAAGGGTGAGATAATTGAAAGAATTTGGAG GGGCCAAATGGGTGGAATCattgaagaagctgagaaagttgATGAACAGAATCTTCCAAATGGAAATGACCTGAAGTATGATATTGAGAAAGAAgcagaaaaagttgatgaacagAAGCTTCCAAATGGAATTGATTTGAAGAATGATACtgagaaagaagctgaaaaagtTGATGAACAGAAGCTTCCAAATGGAAATGATCTGAAGAACGATATtgagaaagaagctgaaaaagtTGATGAACAAAAGCTTCCAAATGGAAATGATATAAAGAACGATATTGAGAAAAAAGCCGAAGAAGTTGTTGAGCAGAAGCTTCCAAATGGAATTGCTGCTGAGAAGGAGCCTCAGCCTCAAGAAAGCAGCAAGGAGGTGAAATATAGTGCTGAAAGCTGTTGCCAAGGTGATAACAGGGTTTCATGTTGCAGAGAGCAGACTGATGATGATGTGCTGCCTTTGAAGGAAACAAAGTCCAGCTGTTGCCAAAGTATTAATGGGACCTCATCTGGTAGCAATGAAATTCTGGAGAAAGAGGTCAAGAAGCCAGTGGGAGGACTCCGAAGTTGGGCACGAAAGTGGGAACAGCATGAAGTTTTTGCAGCTGCTGGTGTCATTGGAGCAGTGGCAACTGTTGGCGTAATTTATAGCTTATATAGAAGGTCAAGGTAA